The genomic stretch ATCGAAACCATGGtgcctctctttttcttttttgtttctcatcATGTTCATGTTATGAGCTCAGCTAAGTGTTGAATTATCTTCGGAAGAAAGACCGGGATTTTATTCCGTGGTCAAATGGGAAAAGGGAATGTTTGCTGTTTAGACGAATTTAGCTGAAATTTTTCATGCCATGTAGCTGCGCAAGAAACGACGAAgctcttaacctttgatcagtCAACGTTTTCTCTATAACGAAGAGGGGAACAGTATTCCGGTGGTGCATCGCCCCAGGGCAAAGGCGGTGACCGTTGAATCCAAATGGTCAACGCCATGCATTGAGCTGGTTGCATTGGGCTGTAACGAACTAGTCGTAAGCTCAGAGGAATCGTGCATGTTTGTAAAAGGAATTATATATGTTACACGGTCAAATCGTGTGAAGGATGTCCGCAGAACCTGTCAGCTAGGACAGTAGCATTTCACTGAGGCCAcgtttggatacacaatgctaaattttagcacagtgctaaactttagcactcctacttggggttgtttggatacagtgctaaagtttagcacattaggtgagaaatgactacaccACCCTCATTTATGATTagcttggggaaaagtggagaggagagagagggggcagcAGAGGAAAAAATGggcttgggaccacttttagcacctattagcaccttttagcaccccttaaggtgtgctaaagaaaataaggatgctaaactttagcacaccccttttagcacccctgtttggAAGCCCcagtgctaaaaggtgctaaaaagtggggtgctaaagtttagcatccccTCTTCAAACAGGACCTGAGTAAACTCAGTCACTGCCTGCTGAGACCCGCACCTCGCCCGCGCAAACAGCGGAGCCGATGGATCAGTTGATGCCTGTTCAGAGCGGCCGGTGGCTGGCTGGCGTGCTGCGTGCCGCAACGGCGGACGTGCTTCAGCGCAAAACGTACATCTCCTCCGGCCAagtcgccggccggcgagcagaGTCGCCACTCGatgtcctcgctcgccgagccGACGACCTGCATGCATCTGCATGTCGAGGGAGGTAGCTAGCGGGTCACGTGCAGACTGCAGAGGCAGGCTCAGTAAGGCTGCACACGAACGACCACACGTACGCCCTGCCCTTGCCCGTCCATTCAATTCATCAATCGTGGTCTTGATCGCACTAGGCTAGTAGCCGGCAGGTACAGTAAGGTGTCACCAGCGTGcattcaccttttctttttctcagaTCGAGTCGTTGACCTCGCTACCGCACAGTCACGGAAGCTCGCTAGCTGTTCCAAATTAGCCGCGCATGGGTAATTTGTTATGGATCGTACGTCTCCTAATTGATTTTGGGCATCTACGTATTACTAGAGTATTGGAGGACTTTTCAGCACTTTAACTTTTTAACCACAAACAGACGGTTGCCATGGACTTCCTCACCCCTCATCTCCTTCCCCACGCGTGACCCAATCCATTCGCGAGTCACGAGCACCACCGCAATCGCTGGAACTCGCCCCCCACAGCCTCTCCCGCTACCTCGACTCCGACAACGCCTtcaccgccgtccgccgccaccgacgcTAACAGATTGAATCTCgacaccccgccgccgtccaccaCTTCCGTCGATAACAGATTGAATCTCGACACCCCCGCCGCTGTCCACCGGAGCCGACGCTAACATATTGAATCTTGAtacccccgccgcctccacaaCCTAACTGGGGATCCACCACCATCTTGACTGTGACCACCGCCTGCCGCCTGGCCCGGAGGTTTCTCTAATTCCGCATGACACAGTTACTCCCGGACCTTGAACCTTAAAAAGCTTACTGGAGCTCGCCAGATTtaaagaagaagggaaaagcTGTGCGAGAAAAATTCGGGTGTGGAGGAGATGAAAAATATTTAGGTGTGACATAGCTTcccttttttttgtgtgtgtgtgatgTATGTGTGATTTTTCGTTTGTGGTATAGCCTTAGCTTCATGCATATTTCTGGTCGATCGATGGGAGGTCCCCTGCATGCTGTCATGCATGGGCAAACAAACTCTGCTGGCTCGTGATGGTCACAGCACAGCACAGCGCTGCTACCGGCATGCATCCATGCATGGGTGAATGAATGCTTGGAGCCCCAGATGTGCGCAGGCCGCGCCCACCGGACAGAGACACGACGGCATGCCCAGAGCCCCAGCCCCAGATagatgcagccatgcaggcGCGGCGCTCAACCACGCTCCGTGAGCTACGGCCAACCGATCGACCTAAAAGCAGGCCGCCGGCCATCTCAGATACAGTACCTAGGAGACCGTACGCATTCAGGTCCCTGTGACCGTCACTCGTGATTTCCTTGTAGTGGTTGAGTCCTAACAGGGCGGGTGGCTATAAAAATCCACAGCCATAAAAATGGACTGGAATGCAAATGTCTTCGGACAAAggcatgtcttttttttttttggaatagaGGCATGTCTGATTCTGCAGTCCCCTCATGGGCCTGCAGCCTGCTGAAATGAAATGAACCCCTGAGGCCCTGACCAAGGGGAGGGAGAAAGCACGCATGTGCTGTGCTGCTCACTGCAGTACGTGCGTACCGTGTACAGACCTGCAGACGTGTAATGTAATGGGAGCTGAGTGAGCACGTACCGAGCAGCTGGGCCGCGCCGCTTGTCGGCTTTCCGGGGAGAATCCTCCTCACTCTAGTGCACTTCAACAATTCAATCACATGTACACTTCACCATGTCTGCGGGTCATCCTTTATCATCAAAGTTCCGGGTTTGACTTCATGTGAGAGCGAATTAAAcagatttttaaaaaattattacaAAAATAGGTAGAGGTTTCCTGCGAACTTTGGTTAAACCTATTTACCGATCATCTTTACCTCTATCTCTTGGCACTCTCTTTTTACTTTGATCTGACTAGCCCTCTCGTTTCCCTGTCCTAAGCTTACCCCAGCTTTGACAAAATTACGTGTCAATTCGACAACTCCTACCTGAACTTTTATCTACCTCACCATCACCCTTCTATCCAATTATGAGGACACACATCCACCAACATCTACTACTCTATCTCCAATGAGGCCAAGCTTTCTTGGCTCTTTAGGGTTTAGGATTTGTGGGGTTACAATACAAGATTCACCGCTTTTGCCCCAGGGTTTCAATCAAGTGGCTGACGGTGGCCAGCTAATTTATCTACTAACCCTTATCTCGTCGGTATTGGTTGGTCGGCAAATGTTCGACGGTGATTCCCACGTTTATGCTCAGCAAAAGCTCTGGCTAGGCTTAATCACCGTCAGCTATTAGTGCAAAAGAGATACTAATAACACATTGCCGTTGCCCACCTACTCAAAACCCTCAGTATTTTCTGCAAATCTGGCAATGTTAAGAACGAGGGTTTGGGGTTCCGACTACAGAGGATCCTAGAACCTGGAAGGAGGACTCGTTGAATAAAATTGACCTAGCTAGTGCTGGAAGGTGTTGGTGGAGAAAACAAAAAGGGGGTGCTAGTTGCCATTGGGGCAACACCAACCTGCAGACGGGTTATCATGGTGAAAGGAAAGCGGTTAAAATCTAGTGGCGAAGGTGCTAGGTACCATGGAAGAAGGGCAGGGACGAAGCTAGGATTGGAGGATTAGGGGGGGCAACCAAGTTAATCATGAACAAAACACTAGGATATAGAGTTAAAGCTTGACCCTGAGGAGGGGGGCATGGCCCCGCCAGTCCCCCTACTGGCTCAGTGTTGTCATAGGAGCAATGGCGCATTGCTTGGGGCAACAGCAGTGTGGGTTCCGCGAGAGGAATTAAGATGAATAATGGAGGCAAAAATCCAGAGGAACTAAGAAAGGAGAACCATCAATTGGAATGTTGATGGACATCTAATGGTCCAGAATTAAAGTGTGAGAGAGGAGGTAAAATACCTATGTAATAGGTAATTGACCTTTATTATTTAATATTACATGAAAAAAACACTAAATTCATGCCTAGCTTGCAAAGGTACCACTACCTTTACcagagaaaaaaagaatcagGGTTAAAGGTTGATGCTTCTTTTTAACGCCACGTCCAAAAAAAGGGAACTCTATGGTTTTCTTATTAACTAGAGAAATATGCACCCAAATTTAATTTAAAGAGGATTAGACTAGAACATAGGTAGTTAGAATTTACCACATCTCCCATAATCGTTAAGCTAGTCTCAATCCCCTCAACTCAGCACGGATGCTCgtattttctagatttattcaaaAAATCAACAGCGTCTATTATTTTAGTATGATTTTGTCAATCTCAAAACCTACCGGCTCTATCTCTTAAAGGTTGGCGTAtggtttttttaaaacaaatagGTGTAGGGTTGAGCGAACGTGTgctttgaaaaaaaagagaaaaaaagaaaagctagGTTCACTTCCTTTTAATTTGAGCTGCTGTAGTTATATATATAAGCTGTTGCCATTAGAATCAGTCTACATGAATTTGCAGGTAACTAAGAAACTTTCGGATTCCACAGTGATAATTGGAGTTATGTTACCTACTTGTTCAGCTCATGGCTGCCTCCGTTAGTTCGAGTAAACACTTGAGCCACACTTGCACGCACTGGTTAAATGTTAATTACCCTGTGCTCCCTCATGCAGGCGCAGGCGGTCCCCCACGTACGGGCACGCACACGCGCGCATCCGGACACGCGCGAATGCAGTTGAGTAGGCTCACTCACTCACTCTCACTCACCCACTCACCAGTCAGGCGGCGGCAGTCACTGCACATGATTACTGTGAAACGCAGCGGTCACCTGGAAAGGCTCGCCAAAGCTTAGCCCACCAGCACACCCCATCTGATCTCGTCTCCTAGCTCTTCTCTCCCAATTGCAAATATCCTATCCTATTTAGCTCtccccctcttcttcctcctccctccctcctcagCTAGCTCAGCCACCCAACCTCTAATTCTGCATTAATCTCGTTCCCTAATCCACACTCACACTATCACCTGTCTCTAAGCAGCAAGAGCTATACTCAAGCACACACAGAAGCTAGATGGTCCATTCCTTGCAATGCTGCAGCGCTCACACGCCCCTACggcctctcttcttctccatcctcctcctcctcacctcgtCGATGGAGGTAGCACACTCAGATGCCAGTAAGATTTTCCTTTCATCCACTGTTCTTGTGACATCATATTGCTTGGAAGCTTGATTCTTACCCAACTACCTTTTGCCATTGCAGGGAGGGTGCCGCTGAGGCTACTAGAGATTGGCGCCAGCAAGGTAATCCCATCGACAAGCTGACGACATTGATTTCACATTGCTTGATCATCTATGCCCGTGTCACTTGCAAGAGTTTGCTGATTTTGGTTATGCATCCATGTCAGGGGCAAGAAGCCGCAGGGATGAGAGGCGAGATGACGAAAGGGAGGAGGGCTCTGATCGGATCGAGGCCGCCGAGGTGCGAGAGGGTGTGCATGTCCTGCGGCCACTGTGAGGCGGTGCAGGTGCCCATCGTGCCGCAggatcaccatcatcttcagaagagggccgccgccaccaccaacgCCGCCATCAGCGCCGCCATGTTCACCTACAGGGTGGACGGCATCACCAACTACAAGCCGCTCAGCTGGAAATGCAGGTGTGGAGGCACCATCCTGGAtccatgaagatgatgaagaacaaGACATCCCAAAGCATGATGCACACTACTCGCCGTTGCTGTgcagaaaaatgtaaaaaacCACTTCTTTCTTCCCTCAtgttcatcctcctcttctgttCTGGTTTCCTTTGGTTCATTCCCCAACAGCAATTGCTCCCTTAAATTTTGTTCCAGTGAGGTTGATGATGTGGGGAAGATTCAGATTATTTGGAGctgcaaatcaaatcaaatcaatcaAATGAAATTTGTTGTATAGTTAATTGAGCACTTAATTAAGGTAAGCTTGCAGCAGGTTTTGTCAGTTTGGCATTGAATGCGCTCGATTTGGTCCTGAATCAGAGGTGGAGGCGATTAATCTTGTTGAGCGCATTCAAGTCACTGGTCTGCAGTCGTCTACACTGTGCGTGGGGACAGGGGCAAACAAACACCTGCTCTCTGCTCTTTTGCCTGTGCGAGGTAGCTCAGAGAAATCATGCGTCCATCTTTGGTAGCTGGTGTGCGCCAGATTGTTAGGTGGCTGCCATTGCTACAGAGCAACCGCGTACAGCCTATTTCTGTTCAAGCAGTGTTAAAATCAAATATCCCTGATGGTAGTATTGTTATTCAAAGTTTTATAAGATAACAACAGAAGCAATCTTTCGGCCTCTGCATTGTTGTCAGATGCACATAGCCATCCATGATCTTCAAATAAGTGATGTTTTCGGATACTTGTATTCAGCATATTTTTGTTTGACCATCAGTATCTCTCTGGATATTTCAAGCATAACTTTTGAAAATGGTATATGGCTAGAAGATGCATCTTCAGCTTTGTTTTATTTTGAAGCAGTTGGATAACAGAAAACTTTTTGTAATAAAAACAGTGTTGTGTACTCCTGTATAGGCCAAatccatttcttttttctttcctaaAAATAAGATATGTCTTCAATAGCAGTACCAAAATTTTAGGCATTTGCTATACATTGAATATTTAATGATATTGATCCATGATCAAATAGTGTCTTGGTGGCTGCATGTCTGAAATGACAATTATTTTGAAGACTGAAGGGAGTTTGGTAATACTAACATCTTACTATTGCTAATTGGaagctccttttgaagcctccaggtgaagccacctaggattcctaggtggacactctaaaaaaagagagaaatcctagaaattctcacaaaaaagcaaaacatccgaccatcaatcgatataTTCAAattatcatagccattggatctattatgttttttttaaaaaaaattatccacctatACCATTAAGAAAATAGCCTAACGTAACCACctaaatttatatataaattacccacctctaccattatataaaataaagtaaagtaacccctaatattcatcaaaattacccacttatgtcattataaataatatttaaaataagcccctaatttgcaactgaattgcctaccacacttaaagtaaccccttaaatttgcatctatattacccacacatgccattattaaaaataacatgaggtaactctacatttgaataaaataaccttaattaaaatatacagcaatatatgattctaaatcgtctatatcttgcattACTGgaatacgatataataattaaggctATACGCATGaggtgtgtcaccatttataaggatataaagtgatgagaatatagatttctatactaaaattgtatctcaaacttaaggttcattaaacaaattcaagcacatacctgcgatgcaaagtgaaaagttaaagattataaatgtggatgaaaatattatagagtaattactaactaaaatctatcacaattggatgaagatattaaatatatatctatataagcaTTATgtgttcaaatatttaacaaatgagagctagcttatggtaatagttttttagcaatgtaatctcatttttttttccattggaggctcTGCATCAgctcccacgagacaagctagaaaaaagagacaaattctcataaaaattaaaaacatcaaacaccaatcctgtaaactctaataatcatagccattgatctattatattttctaaaaagttatccaccactattattttgaaaatattcaaaaatgagctctaaacctatatttcaattaccgagctcagttatcataaaaataatctaaagtaaccccataatcttcatccaatttactaatacacatctttataaagcataacttaaaatgtcattctaaaattttatctatgttatccacgtatgtcgttattaaaaataacctaaagtaaacacctaaatattaatctaattatcttcacgtgcatcatacagaaatatcaaaaagtaaattaatatatgattttaaattacctatttatgtcattgttaatataaaaatactaagttaaagtatatacacatgatgagtgccaccatttagaccatttatacatgtatgtgaggaatcgatgaaaaatattgatttgtatgctaaagaTAATGTATGCAGGATTGGAGGTGtaatacaaaatggaaaaaatatgaatatggatgaaaaagtgcattgagtaattattaattaaaaatcaatcacaactagataaagataggtacatatctatataagtattatgttttgattattagctaggagtttgatttctaaataatttttaaatacaatagcttctaaaaatattagtctgtgcgggagcacgggttgatggactagttattTGAATTGAAATGTGGTAACAGTAACACTAAGTGAGACTGGAGTAGATTGCCGGCGAATGCTATGGACCCAGCACGGGTTGAGGTGTGGGCGTGTGCACGGAGAAGCACATGTGCTTGGAGCCTGAATTGCTGATGGATTCCACACCGACACGGTGAGAGAACGCTCGCGTTAGCACTACTGAAagtttctccttttctttttagctGAAAAGTAGATACCCAGAAAGAGAGAAAAGGATCGTGGTATACATGATTGGAGCTTTCTGCTGGGCGATGGACGGTGACGAGGCGGCCGGCCGGACCACTGGAAAAAGGCTTGACCGGCGCCATGGACGGTAGCTCGGGCGGCAGATGCTGTTGATCTGTGCCTGTCTGCATGCATGTGAGCATCATCAGCTAGCTAAGCTAGCATCTggatggtgtgtgtgtgtgtggtgtgcTCTCACTCTCATGCCCCAGCTGGACGTACTCGTCCTCCCTGGCCATGGCTGCGGAGTTACTGTGCTCCCTGTCCCTGGCCATGCCTATGGCGCCGGCTGGACCGGCCCGGCCGATGGATGGATCCCGCCGGCGCCAACTGCAAGCAGGCGCGTCGCGTGCGACCACATCTGTAGGGCCGTGTCCTGATTATTGAAGATTCGAAACAATTATTGTTACTTCCAAAACGATGCAGGACCAAAGCTTGATGCTCATtactggagctggagctggaagaCGGTGAGTGGTGGGCTCCGGCGAGTGGAGTGacgatggccggcggcgtgcaGCGCGGATGGGACTTGGAGGATTCGCCATTCATGGCGCATAATCCACACGTGACACAGTGACAACCTCACAGGTTGATTTTTTTGGGCATAATATACTACCAGAGCAAAAAACATGCGACTGTCCTCTGTTTTctgttcttcttctcatcggccCATGACAGCCCACTATCAATCACCCTGCAAGGAGCTAGAGGCTCACCAATGTACTCTGTGGGCCTAGTAATGAACTCAGTTGGGTCATTGTTCTATTTAACTCTCttattattttatctttttctgTCTTTATTATTATCATTCTTCCGCTGCCTTCATCTAGAGGCACTTTAATTTTCATCTTATATTCATCTTCATCATTTTCGTATGCACATTTCAGTTTCTAATCCAGCCTGAACTAGTCCGATGTGCTTCTCTTCTTCATCTAAACATAAAGAGCTGGGCATGAACAGGCCATACAAAAAGATTTATATACAAATCAATTTGCAGTTCTCCTACAAATCTTTTTTTGCGTAGTGCCTAGAACAAGTTACACACACAAACACAACTACTGAGAATCCAAACACAAGGACATATACTACATCAAGAAGACCAATCGTGAAGCATTCTTGCTAACTTTGCTCACTAGCAGCCACAGATTATTATTATACAAAACCAGCTGTAGCAGCTCCGCCGGTTTCACCTGGCCTACTAACGATCCCAGCGTGAAACAGCAATGCCCAGAGGAGAGTAATCAACTCTCCACCACGGGCGATGGCCTTCTTATGCCCTTTCAGATTGTCCGATGGCGCCACGTATAGAATCATCTCTGCCCAAAAACCGGCCAGGATTGCCCATGCCGTTTCCTCCCCCTCAGCCAACTCCGCAAACTGCTTTCCGAGCCACACGCCATTCTTCAACACCAAATGGTTTGAACCTTCACTTAGCAATTTCACCAGATCCTGGTACTCAGCTTCGGGTGTCAGTGGCCGCCCTGCCATCGAGCGGCCGGCGATGACACGCACGGCATCCCTCTTGACATCCTCATACAGGCCCTTGCTCCATGCAACCTCGTCAGGAAGAAGATCCGGGGACCAGGTCATAAGGTACGCGCAGTACCGTGACAGGTGAGTGGCAGCAATCTTGTGTTGATTTGAAACCGGCGAAGAATAAGGGTGCCTCACCTCAAGGATGGATGTGGCGATGTGCCATGTAAGTATGATATCAGATGTACCCTTGCTGTTGCAGGCCCAAAGGAAGCTCTTGCCAACTTGGCTCCGGAGCAGAGATGTCTTGCCATTGCCTAGATGGAACCCATTGCTTCTGGCAGCGCTTTGTAGCACATCCATAATGCAAACCTTCACTGCTGCTGGCAACTTGACCTTTCTCTTCTCATCTGGCAAATGGAAGAGACGTCTAATGAGACCAAGCAGGGTTGTCCTTGAAGTTGGGGGAAGCACCAGTACTGAGCACAGGCCTATTTTTTCATCCCAATGATTTATTATCTTCCATCTGCACTGCATCAGAAGGCTAACAATCCATTTCTGCATTCCCAATGGATGTTGCAAAGTGGCAGATTTTACACACTCGCATATGAGGGCTACTTTGGTCCAGTTGGAGCAGATGTAGGAAGACACCTCCCTCACCTCAGCGATTAGAACCAAAACAAGAAGGACAAATTCCGGTACCACATCAAAGTACAAGCTCCCAAATCTTTTATGCCGCCATTCGCTTACCGCCTGTAGTTTGTTGCACCAGAACTCACAATAGATTTGACTGCGGCCTTGCTTGTGCACCTGAGCTCCAAAGACAACAATGAAGTAACCTGCCACGATGCAGTAACCTATGCTCAAGAGTGAGATAAGGATGCTCAAGACAGGTAGCCAACACTTTGCGTAGGATACTGCGAGTGATGAATAGTAGTAATCATTAAGGAAGGAAAGCTCATCTGCAACAATCCTGAACACCCTGTCATGTTCACCATCCTTCAACAGCAAGTTCCAGTAAAATTTGAGCCCCCTAGAGCCAACATTAGTGAGATCATACCTCGCAAATCGACACCTCAGCAGCTTGAACAATGCAAAAGACAGGCATAAGTCTTTTGGTCTTGGCGTTGAAGTCGGAAGCATCTTGTCCAACTGCCAAACTGTGTCAAGGGTCACCAAGCCAATGCTGTCAATAGGCGGTGCCCATGAGTCGCTGAACACATACCCCCAAGGTTGCTTCTCCACTTTCCTACTATCTTCTCCCATAAccaagagaggaggaggaactGAATCCTCACCTGCCACTGGTCCACCATACTGGCTTCTTTCTTGTTGTTGTAGCTGTTGCATGTACCCAAAAACAAGACTAGGATTGCGTCCAAGTGCAAAGGATTTCCGGGCCTTTTCGAAAGAATAGCATTTGAGCCAAATTTTGGCACATAAAAGAGCAAAGGGCGTGAACATAATCTTTGAACAGATGAGTGTGAGCGGTCCATGATTGTCATTAGGTGAAAACCGGAAGAGTCCATGAAAAAACCGATTTTTTGTGATGCTGACACTGAGGTAAAAGATCCAGATCCCCCTGAGAAGTAGCTCTGGAGGAGGCCGAAGTTTACTACCTTCTCTACTATCAATGGCGACCACAGAGGTCGTATTGATCGCCGCGATCTGAACAAGGAATGCCCATGTTATGATCATGCAGGGGTGGAATACCGAATCGCACAACGCCGACAAAGTCGTGGTGCTGTCCTTATGTAAATGGACATAATCATTGGAGTTGTCGCCGAGGGTGGAAACGACATAGGAGATGATGGGCAAGAACAGTGTGTTGGCTCCGAGGAAGATGAACCGGGTGAAACGGTGGTGGCGGTAGCGCCGGCCGTAGCCGCCTATCCCAACCATGACTCCGGTTATGGCAGCGCTCACGAGCAGCAGCGTGTTCCCCAACCATATCTGCCGTCCCATGGCGTCGTAGAAGGCTGCCACGGCAACGCTGGGGCAGCGCGTCTGCTCCTGCAATGCAGCATTGGAGCAGATCCTGGTAGGACTTGGTGGATCCATGCATGGCCTAGTTGTTTGCCAAATTACAAACTCGTTACAAGTAGTAGCAATTAAGTAAAAACTGATGAAAATTGGAATCTGGCTGGTGCAGCAAATTAATGAATCAACATTTAACATCAAATTCGATCGGTTGCGTACATATGAATTCGATTTAGATAGATAAAGTAAATTAATAGCCAAGGGAGTTACCGTAATGTGGTTGATTGAGCTGTGCATGGAATGGCCTCACCAATGTATAGCTCAAAGTCTTGTGCAGATCAGAGGCCATATGCACAAGTAATCATGCACCAATCTGCAGCGCATTGCAATTGCCCTTTGCCCACACGCATACCAGCTCAGGTTGGAGATGCGTGGGCTTCTTTATTCCTTGTCTGCACTTTGCCTGTGTATCTGTACAAAGAATCTAGCAGTCTTCTTTTCTTGATAATGTCGCGGTCTACTTTGACTGTTCGTACCAAGTAAGTACATGCTCTGTATCCTTCTTAATTATGTGTAGAAGATGATTGTCACGCCGGTTAATTTTATTCCAGTGTAGGCGCGGATGGCACATTACCACGGCCATCGATGCCATGCTCCTGTGCGTCGAGAAGGAGCATAGCGGCAGCGGGACACATGGCTGATCTGGTGAGGGCGATTTTTGCAGTTGGTTTCTGATACTTTTCCTACCGAACCTACCGAGAACGAATTCCTCGGTCTTGATAGTTTTCCGGAACGGATCAGTTCCTAGTTTCAGATAATCAGAATTTTGAAGACCTGAGGAACCGAATGGTTCCATTTTGTCTCACAGGATGCCCTGCCGTAGCAACGGCAACAACTAAGAACCGTGGAAGATAAGTCTTTATCTTAGACAGATTCATATCTCTAATGCTatcttattattattattagctTAAACTTCTTTTGTAGTAGCTATATTAATCATCATAAGATGtgttagaagaaaaaaagataaatcctaaAAGTTGCTTAAAAAATCAGAACATCTAGATTCTAATTCGGGGGACTCCAATCATCATTAAGAATAATAACCATTTGATGTGTTatgttttttctaaaaatataatTACCCACCTTACCcttattaaaaaaatctaaaataacacactatatctatatctaaattactcactCTCTATCGTTATGAGAAATAACATAAAATAACTCTCTAaatttcatctaaattaccaacCAATGCTATTATAAAACATAATCTAAAGCAATGTCTCTAAATCTGTGTCATATTCATTATAAAAATATCATGAAGCTAATACATATGGCTAATTTATGTCACTATGCAAACCATGTATGCATCATGTGTGTAGAAAGCGATGAGAAAACTTTCGATTGCTTTAGGCCTCCTGGATTTATGCTTTGGAAGCTTGCGACTGCTTTAGATCTTTGAAGGACCATGACCATTAATATAACCCTGGTCCTGATTTATGCATCCACGCTTGATTTACCATAACGATCGATAAGCATCACCTAGCTAGTGATGTTGGGCCGGCCAAAAGT from Setaria italica strain Yugu1 chromosome II, Setaria_italica_v2.0, whole genome shotgun sequence encodes the following:
- the LOC101776805 gene encoding uncharacterized protein LOC101776805, producing MDPPSPTRICSNAALQEQTRCPSVAVAAFYDAMGRQIWLGNTLLLVSAAITGVMVGIGGYGRRYRHHRFTRFIFLGANTLFLPIISYVVSTLGDNSNDYVHLHKDSTTTLSALCDSVFHPCMIITWAFLVQIAAINTTSVVAIDSREGSKLRPPPELLLRGIWIFYLSVSITKNRFFHGLFRFSPNDNHGPLTLICSKIMFTPFALLCAKIWLKCYSFEKARKSFALGRNPSLVFGYMQQLQQQERSQYGGPVAGEDSVPPPLLVMGEDSRKVEKQPWGYVFSDSWAPPIDSIGLVTLDTVWQLDKMLPTSTPRPKDLCLSFALFKLLRCRFARYDLTNVGSRGLKFYWNLLLKDGEHDRVFRIVADELSFLNDYYYSSLAVSYAKCWLPVLSILISLLSIGYCIVAGYFIVVFGAQVHKQGRSQIYCEFWCNKLQAVSEWRHKRFGSLYFDVVPEFVLLVLVLIAEVREVSSYICSNWTKVALICECVKSATLQHPLGMQKWIVSLLMQCRWKIINHWDEKIGLCSVLVLPPTSRTTLLGLIRRLFHLPDEKRKVKLPAAVKVCIMDVLQSAARSNGFHLGNGKTSLLRSQVGKSFLWACNSKGTSDIILTWHIATSILEVRHPYSSPVSNQHKIAATHLSRYCAYLMTWSPDLLPDEVAWSKGLYEDVKRDAVRVIAGRSMAGRPLTPEAEYQDLVKLLSEGSNHLVLKNGVWLGKQFAELAEGEETAWAILAGFWAEMILYVAPSDNLKGHKKAIARGGELITLLWALLFHAGIVSRPGETGGAATAGFV
- the LOC101776407 gene encoding EPIDERMAL PATTERNING FACTOR-like protein 2 isoform X1, producing MVHSLQCCSAHTPLRPLFFSILLLLTSSMEVAHSDARRVPLRLLEIGASKGQEAAGMRGEMTKGRRALIGSRPPRCERVCMSCGHCEAVQVPIVPQDHHHLQKRAAATTNAAISAAMFTYRVDGITNYKPLSWKCRCGGTILDP
- the LOC101776407 gene encoding EPIDERMAL PATTERNING FACTOR-like protein 2 isoform X2 translates to MLQRSHAPTASLLLHPPPPHLVDGGRVPLRLLEIGASKGQEAAGMRGEMTKGRRALIGSRPPRCERVCMSCGHCEAVQVPIVPQDHHHLQKRAAATTNAAISAAMFTYRVDGITNYKPLSWKCRCGGTILDP